In Etheostoma cragini isolate CJK2018 chromosome 15, CSU_Ecrag_1.0, whole genome shotgun sequence, the DNA window AATTCTTCATGGAGATTTGATTTTGTTGCTGACTAAAGGCAACTGCACAAGTTAGTCGCAGCTTTAGCATTTGCCAGATGAAAAAGAGCAATCTGTAGCTAAATTAATTGGATTGTTGTTTTCACTGAATTACAGAGCCGGTAGTAAAGAGTCTGCTTTGTTGCCGACcagtttttgttggttttctggggattcttttttcttttgtggttgAATGCACAGTTTTATCTGAACCAAATCCAAAGTAGTTAATTTCACTATTTTCTATCAGCAGACAGCACCATAGTCAAGCcagcattttattttccaaaagaaTTAGgtagaaatctttttttttcttcttcttcttaaccTAACCCTTTCTCCTTATCACCTCCCTGCAGGACCAATGATGAACTGGTGTTGTTCCTGTCGCAGCAAAGAGACAAGAACTTCCTCAAGTCCCACGGGAGGGAAAATGCCCGGTGAGTATACCAGCTGTAAAATACAAACCAGCTAAAACACATATTTAGTTGGTGTTTTCGCCTAATTTAATCTGACACCACACACCAATAAATGAAAGggatactttttttgacagaaatTTGTAGTAGCTCAGTGGTAAGTGATGCATGTTGATCCTATAGCGTAATTCCAGCTGTTGACATCACACGAGAGGTAAAAAGCAACATGCTAAAGTGATTCTTCAACCATTATTTAATACAGCGTGGCAGCTCAGACagaaatggtttgtttttggtcatttaCTTTGATGAATGCATGCTGTGAATAGCATCACAATGTCTCTCCCACACAACAATGTCAACTGTGTTCTGTGTTGAAGGTTCATTAAGAAGCAAGGCCTTGACCGTCTCTTCCACGAGTGTGACAACCACATGTGGCGTCTTGGCGAACGCAGCATTCCCGAAGGCCTGGAGGTCTCAGgtggctctgattggtttgcGCTCACCCACCGCTTCGTGGAATACGTCATCAACTCCCAGGATGCCCTGGTGTCAGGGCTGAAGCAGTTCTATTCCTACGCTCTGCTCCCTGCTGAGGTAAGTAAGCATTGGGTGGTCTGTTTTTCCCCCCACAGTTGAGACAGACAGTTTGATATACAAGGCTGTTTTAAGATCGTCCTCCCCTGCCAATTTGGAAGAGCCTTGCAGCAGAGATAATGTAATACTTTAAGCTTTCAGGAGCAGCGTGCAGCAGTGGTGCCAGACGAGAGAAGTGTTCACTCGAGTTTTTCTGACTATGCGGTTTAATGTCTCAGAGGAGGTGCAGTGGTTTGCTCCCTGTTGTTTTGGGTTATATAGACGTGGCCCTTTGCTATTGAGAGTCAGTGGATATAACCTGTGTTTATGGTCTTTGGCGGTTTACAGTAACTTCCTTTTCATACAACACAATGGTTGCACATTGCACAGCACTGCAGAAAATGATGTGTTTGCTCCTGCTACCTCCTAGTCCTTCTTCCACACGGTGCTTGGGAACAGTCACATGTGTGACACCCTGGTGGACAACAACCTGCGTGTCACCAACTGGAACCGCAAGCTGGGCTGTAAATGCCAGTATAAGCACATTGTCGACTGGTGTGGCTGCTCTCCCAATGATTTCAAACCGCAAGACCTCATCCGGATCCAGGTGTGTGGGCCAACAACTCATCcatttctttcactctctcatGTTTTCTTTGCACCAGTATGGTTCAGAAGTTCAAAGGCTCATTTCTggtattctttgttttgtccacagcaatTGACCCGTCCGACATTCTTTGCCCGCAAGTTTGAGTCAGCAGTGAACCAGGAGGCCTTAGACATCTTGGACACTCACCTGTATGGCCAGTACGCTCCGGGCACCATTGCCATCAAGGCATACTGGGAGAGCCTGTTTGAACAGCTGGATGGCGTGGCCTCACTCAGTGACGTGGCTCTCACTGCTTACACCGCTTTCTTTCGTCTTGGCCTTAAGAATCTGGTGACCACTCAGAGCAATGTGGAGGCCTGCAGGTCCgtagacactttttttttttttttttggaggctCTGTAAATGATATACAGTCCGTTGCTATGTGTGAAGATCCTatgtgtgaatttttttttctttttttttctctcccactcACTGCAGGCTTGAACCAGTAGGCTACCCTCTATCAGTACACATGTACTTTTATGACGACCGTTTCCAGGGATATCTGGTGCGTCAGGAAGTCCAGGCTGTGGGTTCAAAGGTCAAGGAGACACTGGAGATGTGGGCAGTGCCCCAGGCCACGCTTGTCCTTGAGACCAACCTAAAGGAGTTTGAAAGGCTCAAGAATCTGGAAGTAAGTGTACTTCTTGTCTCAAGAAGATGATGTCTATTTTTCATTATCATCGAACATTCTGTCCTGTGCAAACCTTTAATATCAAGGTACCTTATGAAACTGCTTTGTAGGAAGATTTTCTTCTTGATATGAAAAATTGGGGTTGTTTTATCAGGGCTTGATCTGACCAAAACTGAACTTTGAAGTttaattagattaaaaaaaaagcgtTAATATTGGGAGGAAGGCTACAGCAGAAAGTGCTAACAGGTTCTTTTTCCTTGTCCTCAAAATAGGAAGGTCAAAGACGTAGGAGacattgttttgctgtattgtgTCGCATAATCTATTGTTACTTCAGGGCTCCACAGACTATGATTCATCTTGTCTTTGTCACTGGCAGATCGGCACAGAATGGGATCCTAAAGAAAGAATCTTTCGTAACTTTGGGGGCGTGATTGGCCCTTTGAATGAACCACTTGCAGTCCAGAAGTGGGCACGCGGTCCCAACCTCACAGCCACTATTGTATGGATTGACCCGGCTCTGGTGGTGGCTGCATCTTATGACATTACCGTGGATGTGGATGCAGAATACACCCAGTACAAACCCCCACTGCAGCAACCACTGCGGCCCGGTACCTGGACGGTGCGGGTGTTAAAACAATGGGAGCGTGTGGCAGAAGTTCGCTTCCTTGTCATGCCCTTAACCTTCAAAGATAAGGAGCCACTACGCAAAGGTGAGGTTAGGATTCAGAGCATGTGATTGTTAGTTTAAAGGACAAAGctggtgatattctatatttctatatcttaaaaaaataggTCACAAATACAGTAGATAATTTCAATTTGACAAAACGCtggattatttgttttttggataCACTGACGATACGTTGGTCTTTACATGGGATTGTTGATGATAAGAAATGATATAGAAATATCACCTGACTAATTGAAGGTTTATTTAATATGTGATAACTCATCTGGAAAGTTTTATTGGatcttttaaaaactaattttgtcATTCACTATTTCTTGTCCGCAAATATAAATGTCCACTCCAGAAGAGGACAGCTGGCTGCATGCCGGTCCTGCAGGTAACCAGTACATGGATCAGAGCTTCCAGCAACTGAGCTCCGTGCTGAAGCTGCCCCCCCAGGAGTTGGCCATGCAGGAGGCCCAGCGTAAAGCCCAGCTTGTGGGTCAACCCCTTGAAGCGTGGGTGGACAGCAGCATAGACACCTTCTGGGTTACAGGCGGCCTGTGCGCCACACAGCCTTCCTCTTGCCCAGCCGTGGTAACTTGCTCCAAGACCTCCTGGAGCTCTCTGTCCCCGGACCCCAAGTCTGAACTGGGCCCAGTCAAAAGTGATGGGCGGATCAGGTAGCCCCACGAGAGGAGGGTCTGTAGACTTCAACATATACACAGGAAGACTTAGGGAGAGCTGGACCTGCACTGGAGAGCTCCAAGAGAACCTGTGTGAACCGGATATAGTCTCAGAGCTCAAGGGCACATAAACAACAAGACATCTTCCTGCACTGAGGAGTCAAGACATTCTCAGTCAAGTAGTTACACAGACTTAAAAGAGGAGGATGTGACTGCTGGGAATTTGCACATAGAGCTTATCAAGCACAAGGACTTGTGTCATTGTTTGCAGAACAGCCGCCAGatgtattgtgttgttttgctgGGACGCAGCTTGCCAGTCATGGTtggagtttgaaaaaaagaaaaaaacaaccccTCTGTGCATGTTTGACTTCTGTTTGGACGcacagttttcagtttttctctgcTTGGAAAGAATGGGAAGCAGTTAACTCAACAACAGGCTCCTCTTCATTTCAAGTGAGAGTGGAACCTCTGAATCATGTAATTGTGCTTATTTTGAAGCATTAATTATGTATGCATAAGTAACAGACAGATGAAGTGCACTTTACTGTAAGACTATAATGTTACACAGAGGTCACTTATGCAAGGATCAGAAGTCATGAGTCATGGTTAAGGTGGTCACATCACTTCCATTTCCATTGACTCTAAAGCAAATACTTGCACCATCACTCCCCTGCACAGACATATCACTAAATATTCAGACTTGTAACCTGTATTAGGAAAAGATAAGGAAAGATAGTGTAGAGAGAGTATTTCATGTTTAGTTCTGTTTACTGTGACATATCATATgaacctgttttcttttttttattgtttgttttgtctgttagtTCCTTGAACTGGCTGTAAAGTTTTAAGTTGTCTTTGATGCCCATTGTTACAAAAAAGCCACTCTTGAGTTGTTTATCTGGTCAAAGGAAGTGCAGAGACAGCTGCAGCATCAATGCTGCAGATAGTCAGGTTACATTCAAAATTCCCTTGAAAtacatgacaaaacaatctcactcaaaacaaccaGCTTCAGTTCTATGATAAAAGACCTGCAGCAGTTGGGCGCTAAGGAATAGTACAAACCTTTTACATGTTAGTTTGTGAGCTTTAGAGATACTGGTAACGTTAGATGAATTAAGTTACTCttagacagagccaggcaaGCTGTTTCCAtattttatgctaagctaactggctgttgCAGAAcactagttagctagctacaaaATTACCGCACATACTTTGAAAAGGATATCTGTCTTCTCTTCTAAGGcccaacaaaacaaccaataagtgtatttcccaaaatatccaccatttctttaaaatttaaattgtaaacTGGGTTAGACACACTGTTATTCCCCCTGTGTATCAGCTTACCGGTAAATGCAGTAttgttactgtgtttgtgtgctctaTTTTCTTCACTGGTTGGTTATTGTTCTCATTTCAATTCCAACGTTGCATTTCAAATCAACTCTTTAAGTCCACCAACCAAAACATGTTAAAGAGtacactgtatgtttgtgtttgtgttttagccTGATCAAGAGAATCTAAGCTGCCTTTACTTGGTGCAACGATGAATTGTTTACTACGGGATGTTAGCTTCCACAGATGTGCAATGAATGCCTTTTCAGAGGATAGCAAGACCCCCTGTCTGTGTCTTAGGTTGCATTTTAACatagttttaaatgttcttaaataataataatagttggCCACCATATGAGTTTTCAAGTGACCTTGCTTACCTTGCACAGTACAGTTGCTTCAGTGAAGCCCCAGCtttattgaaaatgaaagagCAAGAGTAATCAGCGGAACCGATGTTATTTTTGTATACTGTTTGAGAGGAAGTGTGTATGTCGTCCGTTCATCTCCAGTGCTctgttaaacaattaaaaactgcTGTCAAATGATGTTGTATTTGACAGCCTCATCGGTCCGTGCTGCTGTGATAACCAGCAGCAGTCCTGGTTGTTAATCATCCTGAGCTATGACTCTTATCTGAGTAGGCAACTTCAGCATATCACAGTTTGCCTTTAGGAAATCTCATAGGATAGGCATCCTGACTGATGactcaataaaaaataaaaaataaaccctgAAGGTTTTATTATgctgttttgtagttttttccttttaccaCATATTTCATCTCTATAACTGCATTAGGGTGGTAGATCtggttgttttttatattccaAATTCTACTgatattcaacttttttgtcttaaaataacTGTTCTCACTGGGTTTCTAcggtttctttctctttaaagCAGATGAAGATAGGATATGTTTATTTGAAGGGGAGGCGCTCTCCAGGGTGCTGAGCGCTTCCTGGTTTTCACTTCCTTATGGAAATACCTAACATGGTTTATTCACCTCATAAATACTGTAAActacacatttgtgtttgtttctgacTGGGATGCTTTCATATAAATATTTAGTGTCTTTGTTCAGGATAGGAACCTGAGGCAATGCAGAGAAGCGGAGGATGTGATGACAGACGGACAAAGCTGAATGAGAGGAAGTTTAAATGTTTGGTTTATTTGCAGAAGATCGTCTgctttttaacagaaaacacGTTTAGAGAACTAACGAGATGGAGGACACCTGTGAAACACCGAAGCAGGAGGAGGTGAAGCTGGTTTCCTCGGACAGTGCTCACGGGTCATCTGCCGTGGACACGGACACAGAGGAAGGACTGACTCCAACATCCAACACCTTCCCCTATAATGAAGACCCGATGCACAAGGTGACCCATTCACTACTTCTATGAGTCTTGATTAGATTGTATCAGGTCTGAAATTGTCACAAAGGCAGAATTTCAGCTAGTTTAGTCTCgaaattaattatttcagtATTCTTTCAAAAATATTCTTAATTTAAGTGTGCTTTCACTGCACTGAAAGACATAGCCACTGACAGCTGATTtccataaaaaaagtcattcgGAAAACTTACAGTAAACTTAATAACTGGATACTTCAttattgtcagaaaaaaaatgtgttatgaaTCAAATGTAGACATATTGTATAAGTAAGtgaactttatttataaagcacctttTAAAACCATGGTTACAAGGCGCAGTATTGATTTTGTCTTTTGCCCAATTAGTACAACAATTACATTACGTGCATcgcaaaaaaaaagcatgtttctaCAGTCTGTGACAGGACTTTTTCTGCTTTAATACTACAGTTATTTTGATGATTTGATCCCTGTGTATGCAAAAATGTGCGTCAAGAAATGTCTTGTGATTAGGTTTTATAAACTCTAATGTGACGGCTAAATGTGAAGTTATCATATATATAGACATCTGCTGAATGGTTGGGAAACATGAAAGTAAAGACACGTCctgttctctctttctgctcCACACAGCACAGCTCAAGCCTGGCTTTTTCTGAACTTATAAGTTCTTTGAGatgaatttacattttttaaaggcctGTGTTTATCCTGAATCTGTGGGCAAAATATACATTTGGCAAAGTCATTCAAGAAGTACCAAAAATTGTATAAAAGGTGTTATTTTAGAAACCACTGTTGTGCAATGATTTATGTATGATATGATGATGTCCTTAAGTGTAGATACTTACCAAATGATCCTCCACAGGATTCATAGGACACTTGCACTCGACACTTTCATGGTAACCATCTCATTATGAGACATCTCTGGGGCTCGCTCTTGATGAACCCAAGCAACTCTGAGGAATGTCATGTTGCCATGAAGATGTACAGTATTCAGCATCTCTACCCCTATAGGGTTCTTGTCACAGTAacgtcccctccccctccacctccatctttactgcatacatacagtacattcagtcCCACATGTGTTTCTTGGAGATAAACGGCGCCCTCGCTGCTGCTCTGTTCTCCACAATTACATGCCAGCATTAAAATTTAATGAAGGATGCATGAAATGGTAATATGATGATTTCACAGTGGCCAGCTAGCACTGCACAAACAGTGATCCTGGACACagcagcttgcctctggcctGCGTCATTTGTACTTCAAGGTAAATTTGTGCTTTTCACACTGAGGAAAGAAGAAGATTTCTCTTAATGCCTGgtacttaaaaacaaaacaagcatcttacattatttatattctatgtgctttgtttgaaaatgtccaCTGTCTATTAGCTGCATTTCTGAAGCTTTTATCTGTATTTTCAGCATAAAAATTGTGGCTTTCCTCAGCATTTTAGGAGGCTACATCTCATCAACGTCTCACATTTTCATCCTGTATATATCTCCTCAAACTggatcaatgttgtttttaatgggAGAGCTAAGTCCAACATGCAGAACTTGTGGATGGCAGTGATTAAATTGAACGTATTGCAAGCTGCAGAGTGCTGCCGgctgtaatgctgcacagcatGTGGGCTCTTTGAGACAGCTGATAAGAGGCAGGCAGTGGGGCTGGCttgctggaggaggaggaagaggaagaggagtagGGGTTTGATAAATATCAACAAAAGAGGCATCTGCTGCAGGAGACCCCCAGCAGCCTCAAATGACACAATAACCATGGCGACAAGGCCAAATAATGCCTACGTCCAATGCTGTGGTGTCAAATCAGCAGATCCCTGGTGGGGTGACGCATCACCCTCAGCCATGAGCACTGAGGGTTatcgtgtgtgtttgtgtgtgtgtgtgtgtgtgtgtgtgtgtgtgtgtgtgtgtgttgagtggttttattttattttttgaacagTGGTGGAACTCAGATCcaagatacagtatatagagtGATATATAGAAATACTCCATTATAAGGTACAATATCTGTATTTAAAATCTTATttaaactaacaaaaagtgCAAAAGGACAATCAGCTAAACGttcttaaagtatcaaaagttaAAGTGTTCAGCAGAAGAGTTAGTTTAAATAACTTTATATACTGTTAGGTATTTTCATTTACTCCATTGTTTCCCAACCTCGGGGTTCAAAGGGTCACACGTATGTAAATCTGAGGGTATTCTTTTCTTTACTCACCTCTAATTTAGTCTTTTTAGGAAAATgttgagtaaaaagtacaatattacGCTATTAAAAATAGTGAAATGCAAGTATAAAGTTGCATCAAATGGGATTACTGAAGTTAAAATTGAACAGTACAGTGCAGTACAGTATTGAGTTAATGTACTCAGTTACTTTCTACCTGTGGTTAGTGTTCCCTTGTCGCTGCAAGAACAAATGCACAACATCAGCCTGAGTGAGCAGCCATCTCTGATACAGTGATGCGGTTTCAGGcccaaacacgcacacacatacacacacacacacacacacacacacacgcacacacacacttcctccacTACCTTCCCCGTTCTCTGTTGTACATTGCCTTTCCCTCTTGAAGGCATTCAGATGTCACATTGCATTACAAAACACCGAGCTGTGCACTGAGCAACAGATGAATGTGTACAATAACCTACACAATGTACCCACACACATTGTACATGGCCTCAGGCGATACGAGAGGAGGCAGCCGTGGAAACATGATGTCGCATCTGTCTGGATCTCTCCACAGACGATTCTCGAGGGAGACAGTGGAGTGGGCAAAACCTCTCTGCTGGTTCAGTTTGAACAGGACAAGTTCCTCGCAGGGTCTTTCACCGCCACTGTCCGCATTGGTTTCACAGTGAGTCCACACTTCCTATCCTCTACACACCCTCCATGGCATGTTTTctatccctcctcctcctcccccctcaaCCCTGTATTGCTGTTGACTTCACTTGAGTGATGAGAAGGACGTGTCGCTGCAATGTGCTGTTTGTAGTGAAGTGGTGATATGACAGTGAAGCAGATCTTAActgtttctctgctgtttgtgtgcCAGTGAGGTGCAGCATGAATCAGTGCTGTTCTCCAGTGGGGCATGTTGCATCTTCTCACTGCATTCCTTACCACCcttaacactgtgtgtgtgtgtgtgttttggtgtgtttgtgtgtgtgttatgattAAAGCTAGTGTGAAGACAGCACTGCTATAAAGGCATGTCAGCAGGCTGTTTTAAACAAGAGGGATTTAATGGTTTGTGACACGAGAGTTTCGTTTCACTCTGTGCGGGCAAAAGGAGaccaaacaggaaaaacataTTAATGGATCATTCTTCAGCTGATAACTTTGGCTTTGGTTCATTGCGTTTAGAGCAGCACTAGAAGACAGAAATATGTGAGAAAAGATAAAATTGGCTTTGCCATTTTGCATTAGCATAAGATTGTGGTAGTGTAGGATTCATACTTAAAGTAATTCcctacagaaacaaaataagtCACTCTGCTGCATGTGTACTGGATTTTAAGTCAAGGGTAAGACATACTTTGATCATTTTCTATtctcatctttatttttattttacttaaacgAGAAGGTAAACAAATTCGTTTTCAGTTTTATATAAGCTTGTTAAGCTTTTCAGCCTCTTTTCAGATACACTTCTCTTCACTAATTTCTTATAAACTACCATGAATAATAAGGCAGCGGCTTTAACATACAGGGATGAACAGTAAATCTACGAACCTCTTTTTGACCCTAATCAAAATGAAATCAACCATTCAATCAGCTCCATTTAGAAATGCTTGTTTCATGTTCATGCCAGAGGGATGAGATGCTGCCTGCAGCTGCTAGTGACACAGAGTGATGAGTTCCTATGTTCAGACAAGAGATTGCATGTCAGTTACATAACATAAATCATCTCTGACCATGTGTCATGAGTCCTGTCACACACAGAAAGGAGTGGAGACTTTATTTTAACACTGGGGGGAGACAAACACTGCAGGAAAAgaatcacattttcactcaaTGAAACCGCTTTAGACATGTATGACATGCTAATTAAATGAAGGGATTTTGATTATAGAATATGTTTTTGACAATAAGAGACTTGGGTAATTGTCTCTTTGGTTGCCTGCTCTGAGGAGGGACGTTTAACCAAACAAATGGGCTGATAAAGAAGCTATAACAACCAGAAAGGATAGGAACTACTTTATGGAAATATAAGATGGTCTTGTCCTCATTAAcatgtttgggttttggacCAGATTTGGGTGCCATTTTACGCACCAAGAACAGTTGATCTAGTAAATTCACGTCAAGTGTATTTCAACTAACAGACTGTCACAGTTGAGcatctttcctcctctctgctctcctctcgGACCCTCTCAATGACCGCGGATGAGTCCAACATCGGCCCGCCAGCTGTTATTGGGGACAATGTTAGCCTGCAAAGACACTGGTGTCTTCATTCATAAGAAAACACAGAGTTGTTTGAGCTCTCGACATCCTCACGTGCTCAGTAAACCACCTGTCCACGCCAGGATGCAGAGAAAGGTTTCCGCCTGCTAGTCATCACCGCGTTCTTGACTGGTGGATGCAGACGCCGAAGCGCTGCCTAACATTGATTGTTTTGCCCAAGTTTTTGACCTGTCGCATCCTGTGCGATATTAAaggtgtgatttttttttctccccggAAAGCGCCTGATGATCATTGTGTGGCCACGCGCAGTAATGCGAGCAAAAGGGCTGGAGGCTGGCGGAGACCGGGACTGAGTGGCGGAGATCTCACAGACACCACGCGCGTCTTTGGACACATCTCGGAGATTAACTGTGGTTTGGCTTTTCTTTAGCCTgctcctttttttgacattgcgATGTCCACAAGAAAGACATCGTTGACGGACAAGCAGGCTAAAAACGGAACATCCAAATATGTGTTGGAGAGATGCGCTTCTGTTAACGAGTATTATGATATTGCCTTCAAGGTGTGTATTTCCGTCTCGTCTTGTGcgttttggtttttgtttgtggTGCTGTTCGTGGAACAGGtgtttaaatgtactgtaggttTAACACAGAAACAACTGGCTGTCTGCTGCAACAACATGACTGACTCTCCACATCTGGAGAATGAGCTTACTgagtcaaaaacatttaactaaCAGTTGATTAGCCTGTCCTTATGCATTCTCCTCGTTAAACGGGCAATGGCACCTAGTCCTCGATTTGAAGAAGTCTCCCTGAGCCTTTAAATGTCTCGAGGTTGCTTTAATTGTCCGCCCTTACTGATAGGCAAATATTTGCTGAGGGTGTACTTGTTGCTCCATctcattaaatatttacaaGAGCTGCACAGGCACACCTGCAACTGTTTAATAAAGGCCCCCGACAAAAGACGACAAAGTTAAATTCAAGTTTGATTGCAATGTTGTTCATGAacactgtatgtgtatgcagCTATGACTCACTCTGTGAAGAACTGTGCTGGGTGGACTGTATAATTACACATCCTGTTGTTGTTATGCTGATTAGTTGTGAATGCATTTTGAATAATGAGAGATTAAATTACAGATTTGGTTCAAACATCTTGAGTCCTCTCTGGAGAGTCACATGTTGGTGAGAGCTCAGACATACAGTGGAGCCCAACACTAGCTTTAGTTGTATTAGCCATATTATAATATGGACTGAAATCTTACCAAAATAA includes these proteins:
- the xylt2 gene encoding xylosyltransferase 2 isoform X1; protein product: MRAPSQFGVEKMVASARVQKLLRRYKLAIAVALTILLVQGLVVWSLRGLEEGEAERKTRRSKLPDHNSQDPKRDAALWKKQNSLSGRGRWSGRSERTGGTAASALRRGTNRRGEKPNIRLKSPQERGMTGAGLDAVVLHDLSSSRNFSETRGGKDGAAKLPTAAILGEPGSVDGAHQAPSSDFVPKCEIMGKDALSALHRAGSQQCRQEIANIVCQHQAGKLMPDALPQFCPQLGISNPVQAFGEMDNSLSKVENPVRVAFVLMVHGRAVRQLKRLIKAIYHRDHYYYIHVDKRSSYMHREVLQIAQQYPNIRATTWRMVTIWGGASLLKAYLRTMQDLLSMLDWKWDFFINLSATDFPTRTNDELVLFLSQQRDKNFLKSHGRENARFIKKQGLDRLFHECDNHMWRLGERSIPEGLEVSGGSDWFALTHRFVEYVINSQDALVSGLKQFYSYALLPAESFFHTVLGNSHMCDTLVDNNLRVTNWNRKLGCKCQYKHIVDWCGCSPNDFKPQDLIRIQQLTRPTFFARKFESAVNQEALDILDTHLYGQYAPGTIAIKAYWESLFEQLDGVASLSDVALTAYTAFFRLGLKNLVTTQSNVEACRLEPVGYPLSVHMYFYDDRFQGYLVRQEVQAVGSKVKETLEMWAVPQATLVLETNLKEFERLKNLEIGTEWDPKERIFRNFGGVIGPLNEPLAVQKWARGPNLTATIVWIDPALVVAASYDITVDVDAEYTQYKPPLQQPLRPGTWTVRVLKQWERVAEVRFLVMPLTFKDKEPLRKEEDSWLHAGPAGNQYMDQSFQQLSSVLKLPPQELAMQEAQRKAQLVGQPLEAWVDSSIDTFWVTGGLCATQPSSCPAVVTCSKTSWSSLSPDPKSELGPVKSDGRIR
- the xylt2 gene encoding xylosyltransferase 2 isoform X2, producing the protein MRAPSQFGVEKMVASARVQKLLRRYKLAIAVALTILLVQGLVVWSLRGLEEGEAERKTRRSKLPDHNSQDPKRDAALWKKQNSLSGRGRWSGRSERTGGTAASALRRGTNRRGEKPNIRLKSPQERGMTGAGLDAVVLHDLSSSRNFSETRGGKDGAAKLPTAAILGEPGSVDGAHQAPSSDFVPKCEIMGKDALSALHRAGSQQCRQEIANIVCQHQAGKLMPDALPQFCPQLGISNPVQAFGEMDNSLSKVENPVRVAFVLMVHGRAVRQLKRLIKAIYHRDHYYYIHVDKRSSYMHREVLQIAQQYPNIRATTWRMVTIWGGASLLKAYLRTMQDLLSMLDWKWDFFINLSATDFPTRTNDELVLFLSQQRDKNFLKSHGRENARFIKKQGLDRLFHECDNHMWRLGERSIPEGLEVSGGSDWFALTHRFVEYVINSQDALVSGLKQFYSYALLPAESFFHTVLGNSHMCDTLVDNNLRVTNWNRKLGCKCQYKHIVDWCGCSPNDFKPQDLIRIQQLTRPTFFARKFESAVNQEALDILDTHLYGQYAPGTIAIKAYWESLFEQLDGVASLSDVALTAYTAFFRLGLKNLVTTQSNVEACRLEPVGYPLSVHMYFYDDRFQGYLVRQEVQAVGSKVKETLEMWAVPQATLVLETNLKEFERLKNLEIGTEWDPKERIFRNFGGVIGPLNEPLAVQKWARGPNLTATIVWIDPALVVAASYDITVDVDAEYTQYKPPLQQPLRPGTWTVRVLKQWERVAEVRFLVMPLTFKDKEPLRKEDSWLHAGPAGNQYMDQSFQQLSSVLKLPPQELAMQEAQRKAQLVGQPLEAWVDSSIDTFWVTGGLCATQPSSCPAVVTCSKTSWSSLSPDPKSELGPVKSDGRIR
- the LOC117958144 gene encoding uncharacterized protein LOC117958144; translated protein: MEDTCETPKQEEVKLVSSDSAHGSSAVDTDTEEGLTPTSNTFPYNEDPMHKTILEGDSGVGKTSLLVQFEQDKFLAGSFTATVRIGFTVSPHFLSSTHPPWHVFYPSSSSPLNPTVTVEHLSSSLLSSRTLSMTADESNIGPPAVIGDNDAEKGFRLLVITAFLTGGCRRRSAA